The following are encoded together in the Fundulus heteroclitus isolate FHET01 chromosome 19, MU-UCD_Fhet_4.1, whole genome shotgun sequence genome:
- the ccr6b gene encoding C-C chemokine receptor type 6 → MDNDTSDYDPTWTPNDTNWTNDSDELCSLSPTPAQVLSQTYIHSVICAFGLIGNVLVMITYGFYKRTKTMTDVYLFNVAVADLIFVGALPLIAHNELNGWPMGSVACKMLRSAYSINLYSGMLLLACISGDRYVAIVQARRSFGSRSSAVKYGRLICSAVWVFALFLTLPTLIYTKLFDEYDLMEETSAVTCELSFEDKATAKLMKVMVPSLQMAVGFLLPLLVMVFCYSCIICTLLRTHSQQRHKAIRVVWAVVAIFIVCHLPYNVVLLIHTSSLFTERSCEAEKTKLMVLATSRSIAYLHCCLNPILYAFIGVKFRSHFRQILSDLWCFGKKYIYTARSSEICISGLKTSEGSNNMSSFSA, encoded by the coding sequence ATGGATAATGACACCTCCGACTATGACCCAACCTGGACACCAAATGACACAAACTGGACAAACGACTCAGATGAGCTCTGCAGCCTCAGCCCCACCCCTGCACAGGTCCTCTCCCAAACCTACATCCACTCCGTCATCTGCGCCTTCGGGCTGATCGGCAACGTTCTCGTGATGATCACCTACGGTTTCTACAAGAGGACCAAGACGATGACGGATGTTTATCTGTTCAACGTGGCTGTGGCCGACCTGATCTTCGTGGGGGCTTTGCCTCTCATCGCCCACAATGAGCTGAACGGGTGGCCCATGGGGTCCGTGGCCTGTAAGATGCTGCGCTCAGCCTACAGTATCAACCTGTACAGCGGCATGCTGCTGCTCGCCTGCATCAGCGGCGATCGATACGTCGCCATCGTTCAGGCCAGGCGCTCCTTTGGCTCTCGCTCAAGCGCTGTCAAGTACGGTCGCCTGATCTGCTCAGCAGTTTGGGTGTTTGCTCTGTTCTTGACTCTGCCCACGCTCATCTACACTAAGCTCTTTGACGAATACGATTTGATGGAGGAGACTTCCGCCGTGACGTGCGAGCTCTCTTTCGAAGACAAAGCGACCGCAAAGCTAATGAAGGTGATGGTGCCGAGCCTGCAGATGGCCGTCGGCTTCCTTCTGCCTCTGTTGGTCATGGTTTTCTGCTACTCGTGCATCATATGCACCTTGCTGAGAACCCACAGCCAACAGAGGCACAAGGCCATCCGGGTGGTTTGGGCAGTGGTCGCGATCTTCATCGTGTGCCATCTGCCCTACAACGTGGTCCTCCTGATCCACACGTCGTCCCTTTTTACAGAGAGAAGCTGCGAGGCGGAAAAGACCAAGCTCATGGTCCTGGCCACTTCCAGGAGTATAGCCTACCTCCACTGCTGCCTCAATCCCATCCTCTATGCGTTTATCGGTGTGAAGTTCAGGAGCCACTTCAGGCAAATATTGTCTGACCTTTGGTGCTTTGGCAAAAAGTATATCTACACTGCTCGCTCGTCCGAGATTTGCATTTCTGGCCTGAAGACCTCGGAGGGATCGAACAACATGTCATCCTTCAGCGCCTGA